Proteins from a genomic interval of Rosa chinensis cultivar Old Blush chromosome 2, RchiOBHm-V2, whole genome shotgun sequence:
- the LOC112185908 gene encoding probable disease resistance protein At5g66900, translating to MANPVDVFAGAGGGLLFNVLYDGLKELTTKYVLFKHDLKSVKSTLESLEQVVQEIARLNEDLDRLEEELASLKTQLEEGKVLVAKCGKVRVWSVYKKYKYSKKLLGWNDSLKEQLEMLKVHAIRDGKETLTTVKRTEKTVSQIKSTSFSIKEGVEQIETNTANLQVVVSRVEASVSNIEAGIKQMQQIEAWCAVPELPTLTVGLDGPLNELKMKLFNNGVSMVVLTAPGGCGKTTLATKFCQDEQVQGSREGCKGFPLAITVAGKSLCGQPIEIWQERLIKWSKHSSILDSETELLLRLQTSLDVSNKEMSMVKECFLDLGSFPEDQRIPVAALIDIWTESYDSLDQDILCVANLHQITNRSLANLVVTRKDKLQGDGYYSEHFVTQHDLLRELAIYETRQEDPGHRERLIINISKDNFPKWWSKQNNGSIQFSHAWPNLVEVNIDYCNDLVALPADTSDLILLEKLSITNCHKLLALPEDIGKLAKLELLRLRSCTGLAKLPGSTGNLKKLKSLDISYCFSIKELPEDFGELSSLRELNMRDCSRLQELPLSVSNLEHLKVIGDDETQSLWQPFLPIKGTHIVVVKENINLNWLPKFQF from the exons ATGGCCAATCCAGTGGATGTTTTCGCCGGGGCTGGTGGAGGATTACTATTCAATGTGCTCTATGATGGCCTCAAGGAGCTGACCACCAAGTATGTGCTGTTCAAACACGACCTCAAAAGCGTCAAATCCACACTCGAATCTCTGGAGCAAGTGGTTCAAGAGATAGCACGACTTAACGAGGATCTGGATCGCCTGGAGGAAGAACTAGCGAGCCTAAAAACCCAACTAGAGGAGGGCAAAGTGCTCGTTGCCAAGTGCGGCAAGGTTCGTGTGTGGAGCGTGTACAAGAAGTACAAATACTCCAAGAAACTTCTTGGATGGAATGACAGTCTTAAAGAACAGTTGGAGATGCTCAAAGTTCATGCAATAAGAGATGGGAAGGAGACCTTGACAACGGTGAAGAGAACAGAGAAGACTGTGAGTCAAATCAAATCGACCAGTTTCAGTATAAAGGAGGGAGTGGAGCAAATTGAGACCAACACTGCAAATCTACAGGTGGTGGTGAGCCGAGTGGAAGCGAGTGTTTCGAATATAGAGGCTGGGATAAAGCAGATGCAACAAATTGAAGCTTGGTGTGcggtacctgaacttccaaCTCTTACAGTTGGATTGGATGGGCCTTTGAACGAACTGAAGATGAAGTTGTTCAACAATGGAGTGTCAATGGTTGTGCTGACCGCTCCCGGAGGATGTGGAAAAACCACTTTGGCAACAAAGTTCTGTCAAGATGAGCAAGTCCAAG GTAGTAGAGAGGGCTGTAAGGGATTTCCACTTGCTATAACAGTGGCCGGAAAATCACTTTGCGGACAGCCTATAGAGATTTGGCAGGAAAGACTCATCAAATGGTCCAAACATTCTTCGATTCTTGATTCGGAGACTGAATTGCTTCTTCGCCTCCAAACCAGTTTAGATGTCTCGAATAAGGAAATGAGTATGGTCAAAGAATGTTTCTTAGACCTAGGTTCATTTCCTGAAGATCAAAGAATCCCTGTTGCTGCCCTCATTGATATCTGGACTGAGTCTTACGATTCACTGGATCAAGACATTTTGTGTGTTGCAAACCTCCACCAGATCACCAACCGAAGTCTAGCTAATCTTGTAGTCACAAG GAAGGACAAGCTGCAGGGGGATGGATACTACAGTGAACATTTTGTTACCCAGCATGATCTGCTTAGAGAGCTGGCTATCTATGAGACAAGACAAGAGGACCCCGGACATAGAGAAAGACTTATTATCAACATATCTAAAGACAATTTTCCCAAGTGGTGGAGCAAACAAAA CAATGGGTCAATCCAATTTTCACATGCATGGCCAAATCTAGTGGAAGTGAACATTGACTATTGCAATGATTTGGTGGCATTGCCTGCTGACACCAGTGATTTGATTCTTCTAGAGAAGCTCAGCATCACCAACTGTCATAAGCTACTTGCCTTGCCTGAAGATATTGGAAAGCTGGCCAAATTAGAATTGTTGAGGCTAAGGTCTTGTACAGGCTTAGCAAAGTTGCCGGGTTCGACTGGGAACCTCAAGAAGCTAAAATCTCTTGATATATCTTACTGCTTCAGCATTAAGGAATTGCCTGAAGACTTTGGTGAATTAAGCAGCTTAAGAGAGCTTAACATGAGAGACTGCTCAAGATTGCAAGAGCTGCCTCTATCAGTTTCAAATCTGGAGCATTTAAAAGTTATAGGTGATGATGAGACACAAAGTTTATGGCAACCCTTCTTACCTATCAAAGGCACACACATAGTAGTGGTCAAAGAGAATATCAACCTAAATTGGCTCCCCAAGTTTCAGTTTTGA